The sequence AGTGGGAGGGTAGTTTCAGAAACGACAAAAATGTCGTAACACGATGGAAATTGCACTAGAAACTCCCAATGACAAttatttcggaacagagggagtaaattTCAATTGCTATAGTAATAAGCAAAAGCAACAGAAGACATGAatgaaaacagacaaaaaatacaaAGGAAAATAACTTGTATTAAGATAGCAAGCTCATAACTTGTCGGTGAAATTTTGCAAGAGAAGAATTCATAAATACCGCGGCCAAGAGCCGCCCTGTTAAATAATGAGAGGAAAACACAAGCTCCTGATCTCATAAAGAAACAGAACGCATGTATGCATGCTACAAATTTACATTCTGCATGTGATAAAAAAAATCTGGCTCGTCGAATATACACGAAGGATCCAAGTGGATAACACACCCATATTAGATAACAGACAAGGGTCGTATAATAGAAAGAAGCAGGGGAGTAACAACTGGGAATCAAATATAAGCTTCATAGCAAAGAGATTAAGCTCCACACCATTAGGGCCAATCCAATTTTTGTAGCACCACTTAAAAGAAGATAAAGCTATGCACTACAGTGCAGAGGACATGGTGAGTACTACTGATCACAATTTGGGAGCCACATAATTCAAactaaactactactccctccatcccataatataagattgctttgcaagctaaaatagcttcaaaacgatcctgtattatgggatggagggagtaataatCTGGACTGGCTGCTACATAGATTAAGACGCGAATGAAAACAGAAAAAGAATGCAGCATTGCAAATAACCTGTATTAAGATAGCAAGCTCGTTGGCAAAGAATAAATAAATACAGCAGCCAGCCCTGTTAAATTATGAGAGGAAAACCTCATAAAGAAACAAAAGACATGTATGTCCAGGCACAGGggaatatatatacacacacacacacacaccccttcctcctcctcataatataagagcatttttaacactacactggtgtcaaaaacgttcttatattttgggacagagggagtattaaacaGCAGGACAGAGATTGCTCCAACATGACAAATTACGAGTCTCTATGTACCAAGCAAAAGACAAGATTTCTAAATTATATGAGCAGAAACAGAAGCTGCTGACTTCATAAAGAGACAAAACGCATGTATGTCCAGGCACAGGGGAATATGAATGCTCCAACACGGTGAATTATATGAGTGCAGAGGTCGGCACCAAGCACGATAGGCATATAAGATTGATGACTGAAAAAGATACGATAGATGGTAATTTTAGAGGTTGGCGGCAGTGCATAGATATTACAgtgcatagatagatagatggtAAAACAACAAAGACCTCAGATTGAGTAACAGAGTGCAAACTATAGTACTTCAGTTATCCAGTTATCACTACTAGGGGTAGATAGACAGTAAAATAAGAGACCTCCTCAGATCCAGATCAGAGAGAGCAGAGCTCAGGCGGCGGTTCAGTGCCAAACACCTTAAGGTATGCCTTTCTGTAAGCCTTAATGTCAGCTTCCTTGGTATATTCCTTGAAGTCGTCGGGGAGCTCAGCGTAGcccttctcctccacctcctccttgatCTCCTGCTGATACTCGAAGAGTTCATCCCTCAACTTGTTGAAGAAGCCGGCGGACTTGAACATTGTGAAGCGGGGAGGCTTTTCCCAGGACAGGATGTCGTTCACCATCTCTTCaggcatcctcttcttcttctcctcctcctccgaaccGGCCTTCCTGAACCCCTTTTTCCGATCGAGACGCCCGGTCTTGATCACTGCATCCTCCTGCGAACCGCCCTTGGGAAATCGCTTCTCTTTACCACGACGCGACGATCCCTTGTCGCCACCACGACGCGGCGGTGCTGCCTTGGGAAATCCCTTCTCTCCACCACGACGCGACGGCATCggcacctccgccacctccacctcctgcGAACGCGCACTGGAAGAAGACCCCTTCTTGTTCTTCCGACCGCAACGCACCGGCATTGTCCCTGACACAGCCAGACCCTCGAACAGATCTTCCACGCCGGCAGTCGCCATCTCTCGGTCTAAGCGATTTGGTGATTTTCGATCGATTTGGAACCCTAGCTTCCGACTCGAGGCGATTTTGGGGCTTTTCGACTTGGAACCCTAGATTGGGAGGAGAGGGCACCGCGTCTTCCGTCTTTATAGGGGCGGCGGAGGCCAGCCCTAGTCGGTGTCGTCTCGCTACAGGGATCCAATTGGGCCACGCAAACGGTCGGTTCGGTTCGGCCCATCGCGAAGCGACCTCCGTGCAAGAaaccccctcaaaaaaaaagaaaaaaagctaATTATTCGAACATTAAATCGGTTAATTACTATTCATATTATTGTACTAGCAAATATGCCTGTGTGTTGCAACGGGCGTGGAGTCTTACAAAACCTGCTCCATATGTCATTAGGTACAATTTCCTTTTTTTCTTGAGTTGGAACCGCTATGATTTATTAACCAGTCTCCATTTGATTCCGAGCATGATAACACACGCCGGCAGGACATGGAACCATGTTTTACAAAACTTATTCGTACAACCTTCCTTAGTTAAAATATGGGCAACTTTGTTCGCGAACGACGCACCCAACAAACCTTGGACTCCACAATGTCTTGAAGTTCTTTGTCATATACGCACCATTTTTTATATTCAGTTCTAATAAACGTCGGTATTAATGTTACATTGTTGCTTCTCGGTTGAATTTTGGTCATGAAGAAGCCACCTTGGCATTCTTCGCCTAATTGAAGAGTTCATGGAATAGTGTCCGATTCAGTTTTCTTTTTTTCATTCCAGAAAACACGATTTTATTTAATAAAAATAAATTCTTTATTAAAAAATAGTGActgttttttgaaaaaaattaaatgcATTTTTTAAATGGAACAACTTTTGGGAATTTTGACCAATTTTTAAaaagtgtgaatatatataactATGTACTCATTATAAAACTATTTTTACTATGTTGAGCTTTTTTTATATATAAGTTTGTTGTTTGGTGGGGAATCGTTATTCTTGTATTTTTCATTATTTGGGCTTGGCCCAAAGAAAGCTCATGACATGGACACTTCACAtgggagcaactagttgacgagcgcttCTTGGGGAGCCCCACAACGATCAACGCCACTTGGCACGCTCTCAGTCGTCCGctacgtgtcgcgctctgggcgctccgttcggattttgtttttgttttcatttttccgcatgtgttttcggctttttaaatgggTTTTTCTGGGTTTTTTTAATGTTTCGGTTTTCCACCgctcttccttagcttttggatcaaaaaaatttagaaacaaaaaaaattcgcgcaaaaaaaatctatttttttctttcgcgagagtcatggttttgtttccgcgaaaggcacggttttgctttcacgagagtcacggccgtgcctctcggaaacgagaaagaaacgtgttttctgttttttcccttccgcgagaggcacggttttgcttccgtgagaggcacggttgtcctttcacgagagtcacggccatgcctttCGGAAAAgagaaaaaacgcgttttttccttgcttccgtgagaggcacggtt comes from Triticum aestivum cultivar Chinese Spring chromosome 5B, IWGSC CS RefSeq v2.1, whole genome shotgun sequence and encodes:
- the LOC123110185 gene encoding uncharacterized protein; translated protein: MATAGVEDLFEGLAVSGTMPVRCGRKNKKGSSSSARSQEVEVAEVPMPSRRGGEKGFPKAAPPRRGGDKGSSRRGKEKRFPKGGSQEDAVIKTGRLDRKKGFRKAGSEEEEKKKRMPEEMVNDILSWEKPPRFTMFKSAGFFNKLRDELFEYQQEIKEEVEEKGYAELPDDFKEYTKEADIKAYRKAYLKVFGTEPPPELCSL